CGGAGGCTTCACCCACATCGGCTGATTCCGCTGCTAAGGGATGATCGCTGATGTCGGTTGAAAACCATACACCTTTCCCAGCACTCGCTTTCGCCAGTATAATCTGGTGGGCGACCTCTTGGGCGTGGTGGTGGCGCGAGGAACCTTTAAACTGGCGAGCGGCGGCCCGCTCGTTGTCGACGACAACCAGCGCCCGCTTGTCATGTCCGATACCTATGACGGCGATCCGCACAAGGCGTCACAGATGGCCTGTACGGACCTGGCGCCTTACAAGCCTGGGACGGACGTGACCTTCATCGGTGCGGCCTTTGCGCCCGGTGAGCAAGCCGCTTCGTCTTGGACCTGCGGCATCAAGGTAGGCCCTGTCGGACGGCGGTTGCGTATTCACGGACCCCGCGTATGGCGCGCACGGACCCGCAAGACTTGGCGCGGTCTTTTCGATCGCGACAAGGAAGACATGCTCGATGGCTGGGATATGACCGAAGGCACCCCAGTAGACCATGTCCCGATAGACTGGCGCTTGGCATTCGGCGGGCGGATCGAGGGCGGTGAAGTATGCGAGCGCAACCCTATCGGGATCGGCCTCGTCGATGAGGCGCGCTTCCGCAAACGGCCAGAATGGCCAGCGCCGCAAATAGAAGATGCCGACCAACCGATCCGCGACGTCAAGGACCGCCTCCCACCGGCCGGTTTGGGACCCGTTTCTCCCTTTTGGACGGATCGCGTTTCCCGAGCCGGCACGTATGACGATGTCTGGCTGAAGGAGCGGCATCCGCTCTTGCCGACGGATTTCGACTTTTCCTTCTGGCAGGCCGCCCCGAAAGGCCTCGTCAGCGAGACCTATCTCAACGGCGACGAAGAGTTCGAGCTCGATCAACTACTGCCTGGACGGGCGATATTGCGTGGCCGCCTGCCGGACATTCGATTGCAGGTCGAGATCGATCAAGGAGACGGGCCATTGCGCGGCCCGATGGCCCTCGATGGCGTCCATTTCGACATGCGCCCGGGCGTCGGCCGAGTCTTCCTCACGTGGCGCATCGGCTTTCCCTGGCCGGCGCGCGTGGGTCTCCCGTGCCTAAGTTTCGTCGACGTGAGGGAGGGTGTTGCCTGATGGCAGACGACAAGCCCGTGCCAGAACCTCCAGAGCCAGAACCATTGGATTACATACGGATCGACCCAAATGCCGATTCAGCGACCCAAATCCTAAAACAACACAGGAAAAACGCCAACACACCACCCCGCCCACAGCCGCCAATCCCCTCCGCCAGAGCTCATACCGAGCGACAGTATGGCGCTCGCCATTTGTCTGTCCCCAGATGTTTGTAAATCACCGGAAAGCCCGGTTCCATATATGTCCTGGGGAAGGGCGTCCGACAGTTTGAACTACTCTCCCGATGTCCGCTCGAACGGGTTATTCATCAAGCGCCAAGACTCCAAATTTTCTTGCTGTTACGGTGATGAGCCAGGCGTCGGCCTCGGATGCAAGTCACAAACCGTAGGCGACGTTGTTGAGCCGGTAACCTCCTCGGGAATAGTTCGTGCAAACGGCATTTGGGTGCAACGGCACAGCGATCGCTGCACCTTGAATAGTGGCAATACCGAAGGCGAATATGTCAATGTAAAATCGACGGATTTTCAGGCTCCGCCAAGTTCGACGGATCATCAGGATAGGGCTTGGTATTCGGGCCTCAAGAAGGGTGCTGCCGATTTCTGGGACGGCGTAACGACCACATCTGACACAGCCAAGACAGGCCAAGGTGTAGTTTCCCGCGCGTGGGACTACACGGCCGACCCGAGCCTTATACAAAAAGACGCCACGTCTGCATGGAACGCTTTGCCAACCCCGCAGGAAGCATGGGAGGGCACTAAGAATTTCGTAGTTGGCGCCGGCACGGGGGCAGCGCATGTAGCGCAGCAGGTGTGGGACGACCCGGGCGGCAGCGCTTCGAAGTCCGCCAACTGGGTAAAGGGCGAGGCATCGTCCGCCGTGTCCGGAACCAAGGCGATGTATGCCAAGGTGGCTTGCCGAAGGTGGCAGGCGCCGCGGTTGGGGTCGTAGGGGAAGTCTTCAATCCGCTTAAAAAAGTGAAGATGGCAAAAGGGGCCGGCGAACTGCTTGAGGGGGCATCAGATATCACCAAGGCCGAGCACCGTTTGAAGGAGCAAAAAAAGCAGAAGATGAGGCGAAAAAAGCCAGGGAGCTAAAGAGGACGGAAGAAGACGGGGATAAGGGTGCCAGAAGTACACGGGAGGTTCCACTTAAGGAGGTAGAATGTTTCGAAGTTCCAGAACGGCTAAAAGGCAAATTAAAAGAATACAAACGCCAACTCGATGAGCAGATGGAATATCAATAAAAATATGTCTGCTGACGATATGGGTTACGCGCATTGGGTGATGGAAAAAGCAGGTGGTACTAACCCGCTGCGACAACCATATCTGCAGCAGAAGCATCGCAACCTCTACAAGCAGTATCTACGCTCACAGGGAAAAACAGAGGCCGATATTGCAAACGCTGTCGAAGGCAAAGCTGCGACCCACTTCCTCGACATGGTAGCTGGTGGCGACCCTGCAAAGTTTTCTGTGGATCCAAGCGGCAATCCGATCCTGGGCGATACCGAAATTAACTCATACATTGGAAATCAATGGACCCAAAAAGGGAGAGCGGCTTCGCTACGGCAGGAAGCGGAACAGATGCGAAAAACAGGTCTCGCCGGAGAACGTATGCACGTCAACCTGAAGCCTTGCGACTAAGGAGCAAAAGAATGCATGAAAATTTCAAGTATTTCTTGAACAATTATAAGCCGATCTCTTTTGGGCAAAAGCCGAGCTCGGGTACAATCGAGCGCCTCTCCAATTTGTATCCTGCGTCCCTTATCGAATTTATATCAGAATATGGGTTTGCATCATTTCATGGTGGTCTTTTCCAACTATGCGATCCGGACGAACTTAGGCCGATCTTAGCAATGGCTTTCAAGGCAGATCCTGATTTCCATCACGAGGAATGCCATGTTGTGGGATATACGGCATTTGGCACACTTCGTTGTTGGTCAAAGCAGTATTTTGATTTTGATATTGAGTTGCCGTTGGGGGCAATTTATTGTCCACCGCTAACAGTACCCGGATGGCAACAAAACGCTTCAGCCGATCATGTTGCGAGCGGCATAATACCGGATAAGGATGCTGCCGAGTTCTACGACACCAACGGAGAACCGATGTTTGATCGCTGTGCCGATCTCTATGGGGCGCCTGAGATCGGAGAATGTTTCGGTTTTGTCCCTGCGCTTGCGATCTCGGGTGCATTCGGGCCTCGCCAGCAGGTAGGAAATATCAGACGTTTGTCAGCCGTAGAACACTTTATGATTTTGGCCCAACTGGAAGATTTCCAGCTAATGCGAATAACTGCGACAGATGTGGTTCCTGTCCGCTCCATCGGTTAAATATTCTCAGTCACTCTCTACCCGCCGTTCACAACTTTTGTTCCGCCTGTGGTTTGAAGCACGTGCGTAAGATCAATTTCCGGAGTCTTTGCTATGAATTTATCGAATGACATCCGGGAATATATCGAGGACTTTGGCGCTCCAGACCCGCATTTTCCGTTCTCAGGGGAAGAGAAACACCAGTTGCAGGGAAGGTTTCCTACAGATCTGATTTTGTTTATGGAGAAGTATGGTCGCGCTATATTGCAAGAGGGACAAATACAACTTTGTCATCCGAACGATTTTCAAGGCGTGTTAGCGCTGATTTCGGCGGAGATGCCGAGTTTTCTCATCAACATTGCCACGCGTACTCCTACAGCGCGTTCGGCGAACTATTTTGTTGGCACCGGGACTATGGTTTGACAATCATTGATATTCTGGATGGAGAAATAACGTGTCGGTCACTGACTAAAAATCTGAAGATGGATGCAAATATCGAGCGGACTTTCATCACGCCTTTCGGGACAGATGCGGATTTTTATGATCTCAATAATAAGCCGCTGTTCCAACGCGCGCTCAAAAAGCTAGGTCGTGTTGATGTAGGGGAGTGCTATGGTTTTGTGCCTGCACTGGCGCTTGGCGGATCTCCCGATATTGCCAAGTTAAAGCTTCTCAAGGCTCCTGAGCATTTCGCCATTGTAGTTCAAACGGTGGATTTCATGCTTGTGGACGTTGAGAGCTATGGCGTTTCGAAAATGATACGGAAGATAGGGTAGGGAATTTCTCGTTAACAACCCGCACGGCGGCTACCTACGAGTTCGCAT
This genomic interval from Rhizobium tumorigenes contains the following:
- a CDS encoding DUF4150 domain-containing protein, translating into MALAICLSPDVCKSPESPVPYMSWGRASDSLNYSPDVRSNGLFIKRQDSKFSCCYGDEPGVGLGCKSQTVGDVVEPVTSSGIVRANGIWVQRHSDRCTLNSGNTEGEYVNVKSTDFQAPPSSTDHQDRAWYSGLKKGAADFWDGVTTTSDTAKTGQGVVSRAWDYTADPSLIQKDATSAWNALPTPQEAWEGTKNFVVGAGTGAAHVAQQVWDDPGGSASKSANWVKGEASSAVSGTKAMYAKVACRRWQAPRLGS
- a CDS encoding GAD-like domain-containing protein — protein: MHENFKYFLNNYKPISFGQKPSSGTIERLSNLYPASLIEFISEYGFASFHGGLFQLCDPDELRPILAMAFKADPDFHHEECHVVGYTAFGTLRCWSKQYFDFDIELPLGAIYCPPLTVPGWQQNASADHVASGIIPDKDAAEFYDTNGEPMFDRCADLYGAPEIGECFGFVPALAISGAFGPRQQVGNIRRLSAVEHFMILAQLEDFQLMRITATDVVPVRSIG
- a CDS encoding GAD-like domain-containing protein → MNLSNDIREYIEDFGAPDPHFPFSGEEKHQLQGRFPTDLILFMEKYGRAILQEGQIQLCHPNDFQGVLALISAEMPSFLINIATRTPTARSANYFVGTGTMV
- a CDS encoding polymorphic toxin type 15 domain-containing protein, which gives rise to MSRWNINKNMSADDMGYAHWVMEKAGGTNPLRQPYLQQKHRNLYKQYLRSQGKTEADIANAVEGKAATHFLDMVAGGDPAKFSVDPSGNPILGDTEINSYIGNQWTQKGRAASLRQEAEQMRKTGLAGERMHVNLKPCD
- a CDS encoding DUF2169 family type VI secretion system accessory protein: MGDLLGVVVARGTFKLASGGPLVVDDNQRPLVMSDTYDGDPHKASQMACTDLAPYKPGTDVTFIGAAFAPGEQAASSWTCGIKVGPVGRRLRIHGPRVWRARTRKTWRGLFDRDKEDMLDGWDMTEGTPVDHVPIDWRLAFGGRIEGGEVCERNPIGIGLVDEARFRKRPEWPAPQIEDADQPIRDVKDRLPPAGLGPVSPFWTDRVSRAGTYDDVWLKERHPLLPTDFDFSFWQAAPKGLVSETYLNGDEEFELDQLLPGRAILRGRLPDIRLQVEIDQGDGPLRGPMALDGVHFDMRPGVGRVFLTWRIGFPWPARVGLPCLSFVDVREGVA
- a CDS encoding T6SS immunity protein Tdi1 domain-containing protein, encoding MTIIDILDGEITCRSLTKNLKMDANIERTFITPFGTDADFYDLNNKPLFQRALKKLGRVDVGECYGFVPALALGGSPDIAKLKLLKAPEHFAIVVQTVDFMLVDVESYGVSKMIRKIG